A window from Falsibacillus albus encodes these proteins:
- a CDS encoding helix-turn-helix domain-containing protein: MYKILTAIGDEFESKGVQWLLDSSISNIKVLVAASIKETIDVLENEKPNILIFDMNLMAQDEIEQLKKSIKIMKPHVMTITVEDTFEVAKKAIDLGTSELLIKPYAPQSMVSKVKSLIRDFESASKSHVHPSLYPNQSVIQYKDIFLPSNKKTQPFTMIAIKSEKHSDYRSLFSFVEEYRFSIRPSFLPMDDHILCIFTKKNENWLDEFKRFLASWNEIGRGAISIVIHSGDESSINDRYIEIRKMTEVTFFEGYELVHEFFQPLVWKFIDPFLTPTEQRNWIDWLNQQNMNLVRGWLYDEFLTFVHPYPDPGLLRTRLTSVLAQVRRHMTSHGVNEGELESDYLEVFDCILYAPLIHRIVERLVHFISKVLAAINEKSQISKHHDLIEKSISFMKKNYWNKELDLQIVSDIIQRNPSYLSNLFTRKTGKGFREKLNEIRIHEAKKLLLETELPLKEIAYLCGFQNQQYFSRVFHKQEETSPKMFRMEHAERNG; encoded by the coding sequence TTGTATAAAATCTTAACAGCAATTGGGGATGAATTTGAATCAAAAGGTGTCCAATGGCTTCTGGATTCATCAATTTCAAATATCAAAGTCCTTGTCGCCGCATCTATTAAAGAAACGATAGATGTCCTTGAAAATGAAAAACCGAACATTTTAATTTTCGATATGAATTTAATGGCTCAGGATGAAATCGAGCAGTTGAAAAAATCAATAAAAATTATGAAGCCCCATGTAATGACGATTACAGTTGAAGATACATTTGAAGTGGCAAAGAAAGCGATTGATTTGGGGACTTCAGAATTATTGATTAAACCATATGCACCTCAATCCATGGTGAGCAAGGTAAAGAGTCTGATCCGAGACTTCGAATCAGCTTCAAAATCACATGTTCATCCCTCCTTGTATCCAAATCAGAGTGTTATTCAATACAAAGATATTTTTCTTCCATCCAATAAAAAGACACAACCATTTACGATGATTGCCATTAAGAGTGAAAAGCACTCTGATTATCGAAGCTTATTCTCCTTTGTGGAAGAATACCGCTTTTCCATCAGGCCGTCATTCTTGCCGATGGATGATCACATCCTTTGTATATTCACCAAAAAGAATGAAAATTGGCTGGACGAATTCAAACGTTTTTTAGCCTCTTGGAATGAGATAGGAAGGGGAGCCATCTCCATCGTGATTCACTCAGGGGATGAATCTTCCATAAATGATAGATACATAGAAATTAGGAAAATGACTGAAGTAACATTTTTTGAAGGATATGAGCTGGTTCATGAATTCTTTCAGCCATTAGTATGGAAATTCATCGACCCATTCCTGACACCGACTGAACAGCGTAACTGGATCGACTGGCTGAATCAACAAAATATGAATCTGGTGAGAGGATGGCTTTACGACGAATTTTTAACGTTTGTCCATCCTTACCCCGATCCAGGATTGCTTCGTACAAGACTGACAAGTGTATTGGCACAGGTCAGACGGCACATGACATCCCATGGAGTCAACGAAGGTGAACTGGAATCGGACTATCTGGAAGTCTTTGACTGCATACTATATGCCCCTCTCATTCACAGGATTGTTGAGAGGCTTGTTCATTTTATTTCAAAGGTATTGGCTGCCATCAATGAAAAAAGTCAAATCAGCAAGCATCATGATCTCATCGAGAAGAGCATTTCCTTCATGAAAAAGAATTATTGGAATAAAGAACTCGATTTACAGATCGTCTCCGATATCATTCAGCGCAATCCCTCATATCTAAGCAACTTGTTTACAAGAAAAACTGGTAAAGGGTTCCGTGAAAAATTAAATGAAATCCGCATTCATGAAGCAAAGAAATTACTCCTGGAAACAGAATTGCCATTAAAAGAAATTGCCTATTTGTGTGGATTTCAAAACCAGCAGTATTTTTCCCGTGTTTTCCATAAACAGGAAGAGACATCCCCAAAAATGTTTCGCATGGAGCATGCGGAAAGAAATGGATGA
- a CDS encoding site-2 protease family protein → MFTLNDMWMFFLAFFLTLPIVTFIHEAGHVLSARVFGAKIKFILGTGKTLLHVGPVEIRRLYFMEGWCQYQDLTYDKKWVHVLIYISGSMFNLTAILFVNSLIFSGVFQPSIFFYQFVYFSVYYIFFSLFPFRTGDGKPSDGQAIFDVIKYGTSKDPLD, encoded by the coding sequence TTGTTCACGCTAAACGATATGTGGATGTTTTTTCTGGCGTTTTTCCTGACTCTTCCGATCGTCACTTTCATTCATGAAGCAGGCCATGTCCTATCAGCACGTGTTTTTGGAGCAAAAATCAAGTTTATTCTTGGCACAGGAAAAACGCTACTGCATGTTGGGCCAGTCGAAATCAGAAGACTTTATTTTATGGAGGGCTGGTGTCAATATCAGGATCTCACTTATGATAAAAAATGGGTCCATGTCTTGATATACATTTCAGGAAGCATGTTTAATCTGACGGCTATTTTATTTGTAAACTCTCTTATCTTTTCAGGTGTATTTCAACCGAGTATCTTTTTCTATCAATTTGTTTATTTTTCAGTCTACTACATTTTCTTTTCACTATTCCCTTTCCGAACAGGGGACGGAAAACCAAGTGATGGACAAGCTATTTTTGATGTCATCAAGTACGGAACCTCTAAAGACCCATTGGATTGA